GGCCAAGGCCAAGGCTGTGGCAGATGCTGCCGCAGCACGGGGCAGCTCACAGCCTGCTCTGGGGGCCTGTGGAAGTCTGGCAGCCCCAGATTGCCCTCAGCCCTTAGCCTGCCAGGGCAGTCATGGGGAGCCCCACATCAGGACCCAAGATTTGGACGCTGTCCCGAGGCAAGTCCCTGAAGAGGTCAAGCTGGGTGAGAAGGGAGGCTCGGAGCCATTTGGGGGGCCCCTTTGGAGAACAGAATGGTGtcccagagagaagggagatattGCTGCTGAAGCTTGGGGAGGCCTGCCAACCTCTGATCCTACTAGTGTTTGCCAAAGAAGACAGCTCTACCCAAATCAGGAGCTAAAAGGCCATGTGAGTATCCCTGTCCTGGCCCTTCCCCAGACCCTAAAACAACCAGGTGTCCCGTCCTACCTCTTCCCTTGTCTTAGGACTGGGGAACATGAATCCTTTGCTGCTTCCCCACACCCCACCAAATTTCCATCTGCCCCATCCACTGTTGAGGGGAAGGGCAttgtccctcccttccccaggcTTGATCCCATGTCTACTCCCCAGGTCCCTGAAGGAGCCAGCACCCTGGAGCTAACACAAGGTAAGACTGCTCAAGACAGGGgtgtatgtgggtgtgggtgtgggtgtggtatgtgtgtgtgtgtgtctgtcactCCATCCCCACCTCTATAGGCAAAGACTGACTCACTGTTCACTGTTCCCCTGGGTAGTATAAACAACTCCCTTCCCCCTAAGCCAAAATGAGGCTGTTTCCTTATGAGGAGAGGAATTCCAGCTTAGCTGTTCCCCAGGGGCTGCCAGGCCTAGGCACGTGTATGGGCACTACTTTCCCTAGGACCCCCAGCCTTCTAGGGGGAGATGGAGGACCGCTTCTCCTGCCCCCTACTCCCTCTCCTGTTGAGCTCCCAATGAGCCCTATCCctaccctctcccttcccccccccacagAGAACTGCAGCCTCAGGGACATCAGTAGCCCGAAGCCTGGAGAAGCCCTGACCCCACTTGGGGAGCAGCTGGAGAGGTGAGAGACTCCCCAATGCTTCCACCCTCTCCACCCAGTCACCAGGTGCCTTCCTCACTcactctttccttcatttctcaatGAAAAGCCAGAGTTCTGGTTGacaaagatctcagttcaaagCCTGGCTTTGCCTCTCACTAACTGtaatcttggggaagtcattttttcctccctggacctcagtttctcctttttcaAAGAAGATGGTTTGACTAGATAATCTTTGAGACCCTTTCTAGCCCAACTTCTCTGGTTCTCTTATCCCATATCCTTGGCCCTCCTCTTTTCATGCCACTAATCCTTGaaaccctagctgtgtgaccttggacaagtcccttctctTGAggcctctgtttccctctccttTCGGATGCTGGCCTCGTTTCTGCctttctggcctgtgctctgagcAGATTGCCTTTCCCAGCTAACCTCAGGGTTCCTCTCCCCTTGtctccagcacagtgcctagtctAGGGCAGGGGCCCCTAACTGCTGCACGTGCCGCCCCCTCACCCCAAGGAAGAGCAGGAACATCCTAGGCCAATGTCCTGAGGGCCCAAGCCCCAGGTTCGGTCCCTGCCCCatgttctcc
The Trichosurus vulpecula isolate mTriVul1 chromosome X unlocalized genomic scaffold, mTriVul1.pri SUPER_X_unloc_2, whole genome shotgun sequence genome window above contains:
- the LOC118833172 gene encoding uncharacterized protein LOC118833172, translated to MEEVTKKEGKKAAERPMDSSLGRQPGPLSHQGETRAAIPQEPKVWGPGETEAGAYCLQEEEEALSIPGSAEEDEEIEAVQAMALGLELQCRLQLHLDQLEAKAKAKAKAVADAAAARGSSQPALGACGSLAAPDCPQPLACQGSHGEPHIRTQDLDAVPRQVPEEVKLGEKGGSEPFGGPLWRTEWCPREKGDIAAEAWGGLPTSDPTSVCQRRQLYPNQELKGHVPEGASTLELTQENCSLRDISSPKPGEALTPLGEQLERQDPSSRTSDRRTVAFKERASTWN